One window from the genome of Pyrobaculum ferrireducens encodes:
- the cas4 gene encoding CRISPR-associated protein Cas4: MELLLPKPICSLVNCDDLEKVDVDTALGELGKERPIFKLLPEVYAYRYDFRHISPSVINDFEFCPRFLWLQYKLGLKLFTRDSAVSIIRGKLLHERYERAVAAFDNVITEFKLEIGELVGVVDVVIKKGREYIPVEVKSGLASREAHKRQLQIYIYMLKSRHGYLVYRNRVERVERDDRALEVLRQIKSVLEMDKPPKVECRRCPFKPLCRNIT, encoded by the coding sequence ATGGAGCTCCTCTTGCCTAAGCCCATCTGTAGCTTAGTTAACTGCGACGATCTGGAGAAAGTTGACGTGGACACGGCGCTGGGCGAGCTCGGGAAGGAGCGGCCGATCTTTAAACTACTGCCAGAGGTATATGCGTATAGATACGACTTTAGGCACATATCCCCCTCAGTTATAAACGACTTCGAGTTTTGCCCGAGGTTTTTGTGGCTGCAGTACAAGCTAGGCCTTAAGCTCTTCACCAGAGACTCGGCGGTTTCCATAATCCGGGGAAAGCTGTTACACGAGAGGTACGAGAGAGCCGTCGCGGCGTTTGACAACGTTATTACAGAGTTTAAGTTAGAGATAGGAGAGTTGGTGGGGGTGGTGGATGTGGTGATTAAGAAGGGCAGGGAGTATATACCGGTGGAGGTCAAGTCTGGGCTGGCCAGCAGGGAGGCCCACAAGAGACAGCTCCAGATCTATATCTACATGTTGAAGTCCCGCCACGGATATCTCGTATATAGAAATAGGGTGGAGAGAGTGGAGAGAGACGACAGGGCGTTGGAGGTGTTGCGCCAGATTAAGTCCGTGCTTGAGATGGATAAGCCGCCTAAGGTGGAGTGCAGACGTTGTCCGTTCAAGCCGCTGTGTAGGAACATAACGTAG
- a CDS encoding GTP-binding protein: MFPPESEEGNVEYKLTLDSQDVDRLAGQLKRRLAEGGGEAVYLIGVSNDGRPLGLPDEELLRALGVLREMARRVGASFYILRVSDGIRGKVAEVLLRIATREEPPPTVTVVAMGNVDAGKSTLVGVLTTGRLDDGNGLARSYASRYKHEVLVGRTSAVSLRLLGFSGDKVVNHGLVDPLDEAEVYRRSDKLVLLVDVGGHERYLRTALRGLFSSQPDYVMLVVAANSGVQKMTKEHLGIAVALGVPVFVVVTRIDIAPEEVFRRTVDEVVKILKMPGVSKIPYVVKDVSDVVLAAKAMPAGRVAPVFYVSSVTGHGLDLLLKFFSLLPRRRRWDLNGEPLMYVSEIYLVKGVGVVVGGLIERGVLHMGERIWVGPYSDGRWAQATVKSIHLNRTPVEKARAGSFVTIALDRVDKIEKGMAISTRPLKAVREITAEVLVLRHPTVIRSGFSGVFHYKAVRTGGYIKEIDRGELMVGDSGVVKIELSRPWYIDGGVFVFRNGPTRIFGRILGVDGAPLA; encoded by the coding sequence GTGTTTCCTCCTGAGTCGGAGGAGGGCAATGTGGAGTATAAGCTTACTCTTGACTCTCAAGACGTCGACAGGTTGGCGGGTCAGCTGAAGCGCAGGTTGGCGGAGGGCGGGGGGGAGGCGGTGTATCTAATCGGCGTGTCTAACGACGGGAGGCCGCTGGGACTGCCCGATGAAGAGTTGCTGAGGGCGTTAGGCGTGTTGCGGGAGATGGCTAGGCGTGTAGGGGCCTCTTTCTACATTCTTAGAGTGTCGGATGGCATTAGGGGGAAGGTGGCCGAGGTTCTGCTTAGGATTGCCACTAGAGAGGAGCCTCCGCCTACCGTGACGGTGGTGGCTATGGGGAACGTGGACGCTGGTAAGTCCACTCTAGTGGGCGTGTTGACCACGGGCAGGCTTGACGACGGCAACGGGCTGGCGAGGTCTTACGCCTCTAGGTATAAGCACGAGGTTTTGGTGGGGCGTACCTCGGCTGTGTCGCTTAGGCTTCTTGGCTTCAGCGGCGACAAGGTGGTTAACCACGGGCTGGTGGATCCTCTAGACGAGGCCGAGGTCTACAGGAGGTCTGACAAGCTGGTTCTGCTCGTCGACGTGGGGGGCCACGAGAGGTATTTAAGGACGGCGTTGAGGGGGCTTTTCAGCTCCCAGCCGGACTACGTCATGCTGGTGGTAGCCGCAAACTCCGGCGTCCAGAAAATGACGAAGGAGCATCTAGGCATAGCGGTTGCCCTCGGCGTGCCCGTGTTTGTGGTGGTGACTAGGATAGACATCGCCCCGGAGGAGGTGTTTCGGAGGACCGTCGACGAAGTTGTTAAGATTCTTAAAATGCCCGGCGTGAGTAAAATACCCTATGTAGTTAAGGACGTGAGCGACGTGGTGCTGGCGGCCAAGGCCATGCCGGCCGGCCGGGTGGCGCCCGTGTTCTACGTCTCCAGCGTGACGGGACACGGGCTCGACCTACTGCTTAAATTCTTCTCCCTCCTGCCTAGGAGGAGGCGCTGGGACCTCAACGGGGAGCCCCTTATGTACGTCTCGGAGATTTATCTAGTGAAGGGCGTGGGGGTTGTGGTGGGGGGGCTGATAGAGAGGGGTGTACTGCATATGGGGGAAAGGATATGGGTGGGGCCCTACAGCGACGGCAGGTGGGCGCAGGCAACTGTCAAGTCTATACACCTCAACAGGACGCCTGTTGAGAAGGCCAGGGCAGGTAGCTTCGTCACCATAGCTCTGGATCGGGTTGATAAGATTGAGAAGGGGATGGCCATATCGACGAGGCCTTTAAAAGCCGTGAGGGAAATTACGGCTGAGGTCCTGGTTTTGAGACACCCGACGGTCATCAGGTCAGGATTCTCGGGCGTCTTTCACTACAAGGCTGTGAGGACCGGCGGATATATAAAGGAGATTGATAGGGGGGAGCTCATGGTGGGGGACAGCGGCGTCGTCAAGATAGAGCTGTCTAGGCCGTGGTATATAGACGGAGGGGTTTTCGTCTTCAGAAACGGCCCGACAAGGATATTCGGCCGCATCCTGGGGGTAGATGGAGCTCCTCTTGCCTAA
- a CDS encoding sodium-translocating pyrophosphatase — protein sequence MQLTDTHVAVLGIFIGLAGIAYAVFLARWVLKQDPGNEKMRFISQAIATGAKAYLFRQYRTLAILLVVLAVLIFAIIDRGRGTFGLTTLGFVVGALGSMLAGFLGMYVTTRSASRVAQAAATGGMGRALLVSWRAGAVMGLSLASIALLLISGFYLVFKTILKEGWEVPLVALGFGASLVTLFMRVGGGIYTKAADLGADLVGKIEAGIPEDDPRNPGVIADNVGDNVGDVAGMAADVYESYIVTVTAALFLAAILGLPSQYYSAIILFATLALVATFAGVNLLKTSGVKHPLSSINMAVYATIGLSVVLFFLGALALGLDTAKALALAAATSLGAVLAPFIVKITDYFTSYNYGPVRRIAEQAKISPATVIVTGYGIGLMSAIPVIAVIAAVLGISYMIGYFTVPVQGFGELSKYLAGIFGTAMASVGLLVIAGIIITADSYGPVSDNAGGVVEMAGLPDEVREITDVLDSVGNTTKATTKGYAIASAALAALVLFVALIFEIVGAASQITKQNLVQVMSQSLTGLSVINANVLIGSLIGVALVYFFTSRTLEAVGRTAMEIVEEIRRQFREKPGILEWKEQPDYARVVDIATRRALGEFLIPGLAAIIVPLLTGLLLGWNALAGLIMGAIVAGVPRALLMANAGGAWDNAKKYIEIQGLKKTDMHKAAVIGDTVGDPFKDTSGPSLNPLIKVLNTLSVVFAYAIVSANSALGIFPFGLLPL from the coding sequence ATGCAACTGACCGACACCCACGTCGCTGTACTCGGCATTTTTATAGGTCTTGCAGGAATAGCATACGCTGTTTTCCTGGCCAGGTGGGTACTGAAGCAGGATCCAGGTAATGAAAAAATGCGTTTTATCTCCCAAGCCATCGCCACGGGCGCCAAGGCGTATCTCTTCAGGCAGTACAGGACATTGGCGATTCTGCTGGTGGTGTTAGCCGTACTAATCTTTGCTATTATCGACAGAGGACGCGGCACCTTTGGCCTAACCACGTTGGGATTTGTGGTGGGGGCTCTGGGCTCCATGCTGGCGGGCTTTCTGGGGATGTACGTCACGACTAGGTCGGCTTCCCGCGTGGCCCAGGCCGCGGCTACGGGCGGCATGGGCAGGGCTTTGTTAGTGTCGTGGCGCGCTGGCGCGGTGATGGGGCTTTCGCTTGCCAGCATCGCGTTGCTTCTGATATCTGGATTCTACCTGGTTTTCAAGACTATTCTGAAGGAGGGCTGGGAGGTGCCTCTGGTGGCGCTGGGGTTCGGCGCCTCGCTGGTTACTCTGTTTATGAGAGTGGGCGGGGGGATTTACACAAAGGCGGCCGACTTGGGCGCAGATCTCGTCGGCAAGATCGAGGCGGGCATTCCTGAAGACGACCCCCGCAACCCCGGGGTTATTGCCGATAACGTGGGCGACAACGTAGGCGATGTGGCCGGCATGGCGGCGGACGTCTACGAGTCTTACATAGTTACGGTAACCGCGGCTCTGTTCCTAGCGGCGATACTGGGACTGCCGTCTCAATACTACAGCGCAATTATACTATTCGCCACCCTGGCGCTTGTGGCAACTTTCGCCGGTGTCAATCTGCTAAAGACGTCGGGGGTTAAGCACCCGCTCTCTTCGATAAACATGGCTGTATACGCCACCATCGGACTTTCAGTAGTGCTCTTCTTCCTAGGCGCCTTAGCACTAGGCCTCGATACGGCGAAGGCGCTGGCGCTGGCGGCGGCCACATCTCTGGGGGCTGTGCTGGCTCCGTTTATTGTCAAAATCACAGACTACTTCACTTCTTACAACTACGGGCCTGTTAGGAGGATAGCGGAGCAGGCCAAGATCAGCCCGGCCACCGTCATCGTGACGGGGTACGGCATCGGCCTCATGAGCGCTATACCCGTGATAGCGGTGATAGCCGCCGTGCTTGGGATATCCTACATGATTGGCTACTTCACAGTCCCTGTGCAGGGCTTCGGAGAGCTCTCTAAGTATCTGGCTGGCATATTCGGCACGGCCATGGCCAGCGTGGGGTTGCTAGTGATCGCCGGCATAATAATCACGGCGGACTCGTACGGCCCCGTCTCAGACAACGCCGGCGGTGTGGTGGAGATGGCTGGCTTGCCGGATGAGGTGAGGGAAATCACCGACGTGCTAGACTCGGTTGGCAACACGACCAAGGCCACTACGAAGGGGTACGCCATTGCCAGCGCCGCGCTGGCCGCCCTGGTCCTCTTCGTGGCTTTGATATTTGAAATAGTAGGTGCTGCATCGCAAATTACGAAGCAAAACCTGGTCCAGGTCATGTCGCAGAGCTTGACGGGGCTTTCTGTGATTAACGCCAATGTGTTGATAGGCTCCCTCATCGGCGTGGCGCTGGTCTACTTCTTCACGAGCAGGACGCTTGAGGCTGTGGGGAGGACCGCCATGGAGATCGTGGAGGAGATTAGGAGGCAGTTTAGAGAGAAGCCCGGCATTCTTGAGTGGAAGGAGCAGCCGGACTACGCCCGGGTGGTGGACATAGCGACGAGGAGGGCCTTGGGCGAGTTTTTGATACCGGGGCTGGCCGCCATAATAGTCCCGTTGCTGACCGGCTTGTTGCTGGGGTGGAACGCCCTGGCGGGTCTCATCATGGGCGCCATTGTGGCGGGTGTGCCCCGGGCTTTGCTGATGGCAAACGCAGGAGGCGCCTGGGACAACGCCAAGAAGTATATCGAAATCCAGGGCCTTAAGAAGACGGATATGCACAAGGCCGCTGTGATAGGCGACACCGTCGGCGATCCTTTCAAAGACACGTCTGGCCCCTCACTGAACCCGTTGATAAAGGTGTTGAACACGCTGTCTGTGGTGTTCGCCTATGCTATAGTATCTGCCAATTCTGCGCTGGGGATATTCCCATTCGGCTTGTTGCCGCTCTAA
- a CDS encoding (Fe-S)-binding protein, translated as MINEVLLILFLITLIIFIINLVKRIRLYNMEIDFINLIIYEFKEAMRGGVGYMHFSIAAGIVLSVLLALLHPLQPLATVLWIIGVPVMAGLLAAAIYRVGVFVRSGVIHRRLGEGRGFVAESEKMQLVLLFIIVLTFTDIFTSIFLSWLSLAVGVVRNLLLAVFYVKPAANLIVNHKREITSFRTPFKLEDVIEGRVKPEDVKFGYEKVADVDRDVLLSCESCGEIGACDAGCPAVAAGRLLSPRVVVRTVALNSKNPDYQLAVKLEQQVWACTTCGMCVYSCPVRVNHLDVIYGVRRALVAQSKVDKKIADVLMSVSQYGNTMSVANAGRHDWLRELGVRLIGENPEAEYLLWVGCMGSFDGRTREIVKSLVEVLKKAGMLEKIAVLGDEETCCGDPVRRIGEESRFQEIVLANKAVFEKYGVKKLITICPHGYNVFKNEYPSFGVKLEVYHHSQIIQRLVEEGKIAVRPGGELLTIHDPCYLARYNKVVEPQRKVLVKLGPVKEPPRRGEKTFCCGAGGGNYWYDVPEEKRISHIRFEELVATGAKTIVTLCPFCNAMLSDAKRTKESPVAVKDLAEVIAEKMQ; from the coding sequence ATGATAAATGAAGTTTTATTGATATTATTTTTAATAACATTAATAATTTTCATAATAAATCTAGTTAAGAGAATACGTTTATATAATATGGAGATAGACTTTATCAATTTGATAATTTATGAGTTTAAAGAAGCGATGAGAGGCGGCGTTGGCTACATGCACTTCTCCATAGCCGCCGGCATTGTGCTGTCCGTGTTGCTAGCCTTGTTGCACCCACTTCAGCCCCTTGCCACTGTCCTGTGGATTATCGGCGTGCCGGTGATGGCGGGCCTCCTCGCCGCGGCGATTTACCGTGTAGGGGTTTTCGTCAGAAGCGGCGTGATACATAGGAGGCTAGGCGAGGGGCGCGGCTTCGTCGCAGAATCTGAGAAAATGCAGCTGGTTTTGCTGTTTATAATAGTGCTGACGTTTACCGACATATTTACCTCAATTTTCCTCAGCTGGCTTTCGCTAGCCGTGGGGGTTGTGAGGAACTTGTTACTCGCGGTTTTCTACGTCAAGCCGGCGGCTAATCTAATAGTTAACCACAAGAGGGAAATTACGTCGTTCAGAACCCCCTTTAAGCTAGAGGACGTAATTGAGGGCAGGGTGAAGCCTGAGGATGTTAAGTTTGGCTACGAGAAGGTGGCAGACGTAGATAGGGACGTGTTGCTGTCGTGCGAGTCCTGCGGCGAGATTGGGGCGTGCGACGCCGGCTGTCCCGCGGTGGCGGCGGGCAGGTTGCTATCGCCTAGGGTAGTGGTGAGGACCGTGGCGCTGAATTCTAAAAACCCCGACTACCAACTGGCGGTTAAGCTGGAGCAACAAGTCTGGGCGTGCACCACCTGCGGCATGTGTGTCTACAGCTGTCCCGTGAGGGTGAACCACCTAGATGTGATCTACGGCGTGAGGAGGGCCCTCGTGGCCCAGAGCAAGGTGGATAAGAAGATAGCAGACGTACTCATGTCCGTATCCCAGTACGGCAACACCATGTCCGTGGCTAACGCAGGTAGGCACGACTGGCTGAGGGAACTCGGCGTGAGGCTGATAGGGGAGAACCCAGAGGCCGAGTACCTGCTCTGGGTTGGCTGCATGGGTAGCTTCGACGGCAGGACTAGGGAAATTGTCAAATCGCTCGTGGAGGTTTTGAAAAAAGCCGGCATGCTTGAGAAAATCGCCGTGCTTGGAGATGAGGAGACTTGTTGCGGCGATCCGGTGAGGAGAATCGGCGAGGAGAGCAGGTTCCAGGAAATTGTGCTGGCGAACAAGGCTGTGTTTGAAAAATACGGAGTTAAGAAGCTCATCACCATCTGCCCACACGGCTACAACGTCTTCAAAAACGAATACCCCAGCTTCGGGGTGAAGCTCGAGGTCTATCACCACTCACAGATTATCCAGCGGCTGGTTGAAGAGGGGAAGATAGCTGTGAGGCCCGGCGGCGAACTTTTGACAATACACGACCCCTGCTACCTAGCGAGATACAACAAAGTGGTAGAGCCCCAGAGGAAGGTGTTGGTGAAGCTGGGCCCTGTGAAGGAGCCTCCGAGACGCGGGGAGAAGACCTTCTGTTGCGGGGCGGGTGGAGGCAACTACTGGTACGACGTCCCCGAGGAGAAGAGAATTAGCCACATACGTTTCGAGGAGCTCGTGGCCACCGGCGCCAAGACCATCGTCACGCTGTGCCCCTTCTGCAACGCCATGCTGTCAGACGCCAAGAGGACAAAGGAGAGCCCAGTAGCTGTGAAAGATCTGGCGGAGGTGATAGCCGAGAAAATGCAGTAG